GTCAGGGCAAGTACGCAGACGCCCCGCGTCCGGACCTGATCCTCCTCGACTTGAATCTCCCCAAAAAAGATGGTCGGGAGGTGCTTGCGGAGATCAAAACCGATGAGACGTTAAAGAGCATCCCCGTCGTCGTCTTGACCGTCTCTAAGGCCGAGGAGGATATCCTGAAGACCTATAAGTTGCACGCCAATTGTTACATTACCAAGCCGGTTGACCTCGATCAGTTCATCTCTGTAACA
Above is a genomic segment from Candidatus Methylomirabilis sp. containing:
- a CDS encoding response regulator: MNKKHNGRQIEILLVEDNPADVRLTQEALKDGKLLNSLSIVGDGVEAIAFLRRQGKYADAPRPDLILLDLNLPKKDGREVLAEIKTDETLKSIPVVVLTVSKAEEDILKTYKLHANCYITKPVDLDQFISVTQSIEDFWFSIVKLPPKGEIDERHIH